Proteins from a genomic interval of Stenotrophomonas sp. WZN-1:
- a CDS encoding PA0069 family radical SAM protein, translating to MGIAIKGRGSTSHLAGRFESTVSEAVDDGWAVDESEEFLAPRLRTEVRAETARSIITRNTSPDVGFSQSVNPYRGCEHGCSYCFARPSHAYLNLSPGLDFETKLFAKTNAPQLLRKELSKPGYVPQPIALGINTDAYQPIERKFKLTRQLIEVMLETKHPFSLITKNALVERDIDLLAPLAAENLVSVHFSVTSLDPHLSAKLEPRASAPHARLRAMKRLHDAGIPVGVMVAPVIPWINDSELEAVLEAAHDAGASTAGYVLLRLPLEVAPLFRDWLDTHHPDRAAHVMSTIQQLRGGKDYDSQFGTRMRGQGVYADLLNNRFKLARKRLGFNAQNSHWPKLDCSRFQKPLPPKKDTPQGSLF from the coding sequence ATGGGTATTGCGATCAAGGGCCGAGGTTCCACGTCCCACCTTGCCGGGCGCTTTGAAAGCACCGTCAGCGAGGCGGTGGACGACGGCTGGGCGGTCGACGAGAGCGAGGAATTCCTCGCCCCGCGCCTGCGCACCGAGGTGCGTGCCGAAACCGCGCGCAGCATCATCACCCGCAACACTTCGCCGGACGTCGGCTTCAGCCAGTCGGTGAATCCGTACCGCGGTTGCGAGCATGGGTGCTCGTACTGCTTTGCACGTCCCTCGCATGCCTATTTGAATCTGTCGCCGGGCCTGGATTTCGAGACCAAGCTGTTCGCCAAGACCAATGCGCCGCAACTGCTGCGCAAGGAGCTGTCGAAGCCGGGTTACGTGCCGCAGCCGATCGCGCTGGGCATCAACACCGACGCGTACCAGCCGATCGAACGCAAGTTCAAGCTGACCCGCCAACTGATCGAAGTGATGCTGGAAACCAAGCATCCGTTCTCGCTGATCACCAAGAACGCGCTGGTCGAGCGCGACATCGATCTGCTCGCGCCGCTGGCCGCGGAGAATCTGGTCAGCGTGCACTTCTCGGTGACCTCGCTGGATCCGCATCTCTCCGCGAAGCTCGAACCGCGCGCATCAGCTCCACATGCACGGCTGCGTGCGATGAAGCGTCTGCATGACGCTGGCATTCCGGTCGGTGTGATGGTGGCGCCGGTGATTCCGTGGATCAACGACAGCGAGCTGGAAGCCGTACTGGAGGCCGCACACGATGCCGGTGCCAGCACCGCAGGCTACGTGCTGCTGCGCCTGCCGCTGGAAGTGGCGCCGCTGTTCCGCGACTGGCTGGATACGCATCATCCCGATCGCGCTGCGCATGTGATGAGCACCATCCAGCAGCTGCGCGGCGGCAAGGACTACGACAGCCAGTTCGGCACCCGCATGCGCGGCCAGGGCGTATATGCCGATCTGTTGAACAACCGCTTCAAGCTGGCGCGTAAACGGTTGGGATTCAATGCACAGAACAGCCACTGGCCGAAGCTGGATTGCAGCCGGTTCCAGAAGCCGCTGCCGCCGAAGAAGGATACGCCGCAGGGCTCCTTGTTCTGA
- a CDS encoding 2OG-Fe(II) oxygenase, with product MHEQGPVDFIEVIHNAVPSEVCAAIVERMRATRGLLPGAVGSGVFPELKHSKDLRISGLDGWQDVDQQLQIAVFNGLLTYLRRYPQALIAPLMLQIQDSNGQPRRLYAEDFPDMPPQQLADLARTCLRPGAINLQWYAAGEGGYPYWHCELYPKDAQAETLHRHVLWTLYLNDDFDEGETEFLFQGRKIAPRTGSLLIAPTAFTHTHRGNRPQGGDKFIATSWILFQSAQKLFGG from the coding sequence ATGCACGAGCAGGGCCCGGTCGATTTCATCGAAGTCATCCACAACGCCGTCCCCAGCGAGGTCTGCGCGGCCATCGTCGAGCGCATGCGTGCCACGCGTGGCCTGCTGCCCGGTGCGGTAGGCAGTGGCGTGTTCCCCGAACTCAAGCACAGCAAGGATCTGCGCATCAGTGGCCTGGACGGCTGGCAGGATGTCGACCAGCAGCTGCAGATTGCGGTGTTCAACGGCCTGCTGACTTATCTACGCCGTTATCCACAGGCGTTGATCGCCCCGCTGATGTTGCAGATCCAGGACAGCAACGGCCAACCGCGACGCCTGTATGCCGAGGACTTCCCCGACATGCCGCCGCAGCAGCTGGCCGACCTGGCCCGCACCTGCCTGCGCCCGGGCGCGATCAACCTGCAGTGGTATGCGGCAGGCGAGGGCGGCTACCCGTACTGGCACTGCGAGCTGTACCCGAAGGATGCCCAGGCCGAGACCCTGCACCGGCATGTGCTGTGGACGCTGTACCTCAACGACGATTTCGACGAAGGCGAAACCGAGTTCCTGTTCCAGGGCCGCAAGATCGCGCCACGTACCGGGAGCCTGCTGATCGCCCCGACGGCGTTCACCCACACCCATCGTGGCAATCGGCCACAGGGGGGCGACAAGTTCATCGCCACCAGCTGGATCCTGTTCCAGAGTGCGCAGAAACTGTTTGGGGGGTAG
- a CDS encoding class 1 fructose-bisphosphatase: MSRTSLTRFLIQEQHAGRINADLRQLIAVVARACTSISIAVSKGALGGVLGDAGTGNVQGEAQKKLDVISNEILLEANAWGGHLAACASEEMDHSQPVPDIYPRGDFLLLFDPLDGSSNIDVNVSVGTIFSVLRCPTNVELPGDDAFLQPGSKQIAAGYCIYGPSTQLVLTVGHGTHAFTLDREKGEFVLTTENMQIPAATQEFAINMSNQRHWEAPMQSYVSDLLAGKEGARGKNFNMRWIASMVADVHRILTRGGIFIYPWDKKDPSKAGKLRLMYEANPMGLLVEQAGGAAWTGRERILDIQPDQLHQRVPVFLGSREEVAEAVRYHHAHDDAQV; the protein is encoded by the coding sequence ATGTCCCGTACTTCGTTGACCCGCTTCCTGATCCAGGAACAGCACGCCGGCCGCATCAATGCCGACCTGCGCCAGCTGATCGCGGTCGTCGCCCGCGCCTGCACCAGCATCTCCATCGCCGTCAGCAAGGGCGCCCTCGGTGGCGTGCTCGGCGACGCCGGTACCGGCAACGTGCAGGGTGAAGCGCAGAAGAAGCTGGACGTCATCAGCAACGAGATCCTGCTCGAGGCCAACGCCTGGGGTGGCCACCTGGCCGCCTGCGCCTCGGAGGAAATGGACCACAGCCAGCCGGTGCCGGACATCTATCCGCGCGGCGATTTCCTGCTGCTGTTCGATCCCCTCGATGGCAGCTCCAACATCGACGTCAACGTCTCCGTTGGCACCATTTTCTCGGTGCTGCGCTGCCCGACCAACGTCGAGCTGCCGGGCGATGACGCGTTCCTGCAGCCGGGCAGCAAGCAGATCGCCGCCGGCTACTGCATCTACGGGCCCAGCACCCAGCTGGTGCTGACCGTCGGCCATGGCACCCATGCGTTCACCCTCGACCGCGAGAAGGGCGAGTTCGTGCTGACCACCGAGAACATGCAGATTCCGGCGGCCACCCAGGAATTCGCCATCAACATGTCCAACCAGCGTCACTGGGAAGCGCCGATGCAGTCCTATGTCAGCGATCTGCTGGCGGGCAAGGAAGGCGCGCGCGGCAAGAACTTCAACATGCGCTGGATCGCCAGCATGGTCGCCGACGTGCATCGCATCCTTACCCGCGGCGGCATCTTCATCTACCCGTGGGACAAGAAGGATCCGTCCAAGGCCGGCAAGCTGCGCCTGATGTACGAAGCCAACCCGATGGGCCTGCTGGTCGAACAGGCCGGTGGCGCCGCCTGGACCGGCCGCGAGCGCATCCTCGACATCCAGCCCGACCAGCTGCACCAGCGCGTGCCGGTGTTCCTCGGTTCGCGCGAGGAAGTGGCCGAAGCCGTGCGCTACCACCACGCGCACGACGACGCGCAGGTCTGA
- a CDS encoding amino acid aminotransferase: protein MSFFANVELVPGDPILGLTEAYNADSRPTKVNLGVGIYYDESGRIPLLRAVKQIEQQLAAEAKPRGYLPIDGLPAYTQATRELVFGKDSPLLAAGRVTTAQTVGGSGALRVGADVLKKLLPHATVALSNPSWENHRAVFSAAGFEVVEYSYFDPATHGVNFDALLADLGKLDAGTVVLLHACCHNPTGADLTVSQWKQVAQLLKDRQLFPFIDMAYQGFDKGIEQDGAAVRIIAEAGIDSFIVANSYSKSFSLYGERVGALSMVAPTAADAKAVQSQVKRVIRTIYSSPSTHGAALVAGVLTNPELRAMWEQELTEMRERIHALRQGLVEKLAAAGAPQFGFINEQAGMFSYSGLSREQVERLRDEFGIYAVGTGRICVAALNQNNLEYVAKAVATVAKG, encoded by the coding sequence GTGTCCTTCTTTGCAAACGTGGAACTGGTCCCAGGCGACCCGATCCTGGGCCTGACCGAGGCGTACAACGCCGACAGCCGCCCGACCAAGGTCAACCTGGGTGTGGGCATCTACTACGACGAGAGCGGCCGCATTCCGCTGCTGCGCGCCGTCAAGCAGATCGAGCAGCAGCTTGCCGCTGAAGCCAAACCGCGCGGCTACCTGCCGATCGATGGCCTGCCGGCGTATACGCAGGCCACGCGTGAGCTGGTGTTCGGCAAGGATTCGCCGCTGCTGGCCGCCGGCCGCGTCACCACCGCACAGACCGTCGGTGGCAGCGGTGCGCTGCGCGTCGGCGCCGACGTGCTGAAGAAGCTGCTGCCGCACGCCACCGTTGCGCTGAGCAACCCGAGCTGGGAGAACCACCGCGCCGTGTTCAGCGCGGCCGGCTTCGAGGTGGTGGAGTATTCCTACTTCGACCCGGCCACCCATGGCGTCAACTTCGATGCCCTGCTGGCCGACCTGGGCAAGCTGGACGCCGGCACCGTGGTGCTGCTGCACGCCTGCTGCCACAACCCCACCGGTGCCGACCTCACGGTCAGCCAGTGGAAGCAGGTGGCACAGCTGCTGAAGGACCGCCAGCTGTTCCCCTTCATCGACATGGCCTACCAGGGCTTCGACAAGGGCATCGAGCAGGACGGCGCCGCCGTGCGCATCATCGCCGAAGCCGGCATCGACAGCTTCATCGTCGCCAACTCGTACTCCAAGTCGTTCTCGCTGTATGGCGAGCGCGTGGGTGCGCTGTCGATGGTGGCACCGACCGCCGCTGACGCCAAGGCCGTGCAGTCGCAGGTCAAGCGCGTCATCCGCACCATCTACTCCAGCCCGTCCACCCACGGTGCTGCGCTGGTGGCCGGCGTGCTGACCAACCCGGAACTGCGCGCGATGTGGGAGCAGGAGCTGACCGAGATGCGCGAGCGCATCCACGCACTGCGCCAGGGCTTGGTGGAGAAGCTGGCCGCTGCAGGTGCGCCGCAGTTCGGTTTCATCAACGAGCAGGCCGGCATGTTCTCCTACTCCGGCCTGAGCCGTGAGCAGGTCGAGCGCCTGCGCGACGAGTTCGGCATCTACGCCGTCGGCACCGGCCGCATCTGCGTGGCCGCACTCAACCAGAACAACCTGGAATACGTCGCCAAGGCCGTGGCCACCGTCGCCAAGGGCTGA
- a CDS encoding TonB-dependent receptor — protein sequence MNPAARRRCLPLSALLLSPWAAVAEPAPTALPSVQVQAARVPGIDPFALPASQDTVWIDAGRAGASAQLSEALAGVPGLVARDRQNFAQDTQLSIRGFGARSTFGVRGVRVVIDGVPATMPDGQGQLSHASLLGAERIEVLRGPFSALYGNSSGGVLQVWSAQGQAGDPWRLRVNAGADNTLSVGAQLKGAGRVLDYNIAANQFRTDGWRDHSRARRESLNARIGGDLGGGRLELLLNALDAPNAQDPLGLSRAQVAADPRQATAVAHQYDTRKSVRQQQAGLRWARETGAQRWQLMGYAGQRAVTQYLPIPPTAQANPLHAGGVIDLESGYGGLDARWSWRGNLAGRPLDLVAGLSADRQRQHRTGFENFIGSTLGVRGRLRRDQIDTVQNVDQFAQAWWHWSPRWSLLAGLRHSAVRFASDDRYIVGANPDDSGRRRYQATTPVAGISFEASPQWRLHAAVGRGFETPTFNELGYRADGLAGLALDLAAARSRSLEVGSKWRAQDGTQLDISLFRADTEDELAVASNIGGRSTYRNIGRTRRQGVELQFRQPLAEQLELQLAWTWLQAQVRSPYLTSNTLVAAGSRLPGVPRQQAFARLQWSPGQWQWALEASASSDTVVNDVATERAPGFALLHLEAGRLWTLPGGELRAFARLENVLDQAYIGSVIVNDGNGRFYEPGPGRRANAGVQWTWR from the coding sequence ATGAATCCCGCCGCACGCCGCCGTTGCCTGCCGTTGTCCGCCCTGCTGCTCTCGCCCTGGGCGGCCGTGGCCGAGCCCGCACCAACTGCCCTGCCCAGCGTGCAGGTGCAGGCCGCGCGGGTGCCGGGCATCGACCCGTTCGCGCTGCCGGCCAGCCAGGATACGGTCTGGATCGACGCCGGCCGCGCTGGCGCCAGCGCACAGCTGTCCGAGGCGTTGGCCGGGGTCCCAGGCCTGGTCGCCCGCGACCGGCAGAACTTCGCGCAGGACACCCAGCTGTCGATCCGTGGCTTTGGTGCGCGCTCGACCTTCGGTGTGCGCGGGGTGCGGGTGGTGATCGACGGGGTACCGGCGACCATGCCCGATGGCCAGGGCCAGCTGTCGCACGCCAGCCTGTTGGGCGCCGAGCGCATCGAGGTGCTGCGCGGGCCGTTCTCGGCGCTGTACGGCAATTCCTCCGGTGGCGTGCTGCAGGTCTGGAGCGCACAGGGCCAGGCCGGCGACCCGTGGCGGCTGCGTGTCAACGCGGGTGCCGACAACACGCTCAGTGTTGGCGCGCAGCTGAAGGGTGCCGGCCGTGTTCTGGATTACAACATCGCCGCCAACCAGTTCCGCACCGATGGATGGCGCGACCACAGCCGTGCGCGCCGCGAATCGCTCAATGCGCGCATCGGTGGTGATCTGGGCGGGGGCCGGCTGGAGCTGCTGCTCAATGCGCTGGATGCGCCCAATGCGCAGGACCCGCTGGGCCTGAGCCGTGCCCAGGTGGCGGCCGATCCGCGCCAGGCCACCGCCGTGGCGCACCAGTACGACACCCGCAAATCGGTGCGCCAGCAGCAGGCCGGCCTGCGCTGGGCCCGGGAGACCGGGGCCCAGCGCTGGCAGCTGATGGGCTATGCCGGCCAGCGCGCGGTGACCCAATACCTGCCGATTCCGCCGACTGCCCAGGCCAACCCACTGCATGCCGGCGGGGTGATCGATCTGGAGAGCGGCTACGGTGGCCTGGACGCGCGCTGGAGCTGGCGCGGCAACCTCGCCGGCCGGCCGTTGGACCTGGTGGCCGGGCTCAGCGCGGACCGGCAGCGCCAGCACCGCACCGGCTTCGAGAACTTCATCGGCAGTACGTTGGGTGTGCGCGGGCGCCTGCGCCGCGACCAGATCGACACCGTGCAGAACGTGGACCAGTTCGCCCAGGCCTGGTGGCACTGGAGCCCGCGCTGGTCGCTGCTGGCCGGGCTGCGCCACAGCGCGGTGCGCTTCGCGTCCGACGACCGCTACATCGTCGGCGCCAACCCCGACGACAGTGGTCGCCGCCGCTACCAGGCGACCACGCCGGTGGCCGGGATCAGCTTCGAGGCCAGCCCGCAGTGGCGCCTGCATGCCGCCGTGGGCCGCGGCTTCGAGACGCCCACCTTCAACGAGCTGGGGTATCGCGCCGATGGCCTGGCGGGTTTGGCGCTGGATCTGGCGGCGGCGCGCAGCCGCAGCCTGGAGGTCGGCAGCAAGTGGCGCGCACAGGATGGAACCCAGCTTGATATCAGCCTGTTCCGTGCAGATACCGAGGATGAGCTGGCAGTTGCCAGCAACATCGGAGGTCGCAGCACCTATCGCAACATCGGCCGCACCCGCCGCCAGGGCGTGGAACTGCAGTTTCGCCAGCCGCTGGCCGAGCAGCTGGAGCTGCAGCTGGCGTGGACATGGCTGCAGGCACAGGTGCGTTCGCCGTACCTGACCTCGAACACCCTGGTCGCCGCCGGCAGCCGCCTGCCCGGGGTACCGCGCCAGCAGGCCTTCGCCCGGCTGCAATGGTCACCCGGCCAGTGGCAGTGGGCGCTGGAGGCCTCCGCCAGCAGCGATACCGTGGTCAACGACGTGGCGACCGAACGCGCGCCCGGCTTCGCCCTGCTGCATCTGGAAGCCGGGCGTCTCTGGACCCTGCCGGGTGGCGAACTGCGCGCCTTCGCCCGGCTGGAGAACGTGCTGGACCAGGCCTATATCGGCTCGGTGATCGTCAACGATGGCAATGGGCGCTTCTACGAGCCGGGACCTGGACGGCGGGCCAACGCCGGCGTGCAGTGGACGTGGCGCTAG
- a CDS encoding Ku protein: MARPIWTGTLSFGLLNVPVSLMSGERKVDLQFRMLDSRDRKPIRFERVNADTGEEVPWKDIVKAYEYDKGSYVVLEEGDIRSAAPESHEAVEVESFVDATQIDPRYYEKPYLLVPGKKAEKGYVLLRETLRSTGKVGIARVVVRTREYLCAVMPQQDALVLMILRYPQELVDPEDYKLPTGNLSDYRISSKETAMAEQLIESMAGDWDPSQYHDEFRERLQQVLNKRIKSKGGTTRVEDEPAPREDATTNVVDFMALLQKSLDANKRTPAKKTATRKTAAKSTVKKAAKKTTKKAAKKTAPRRKAG; this comes from the coding sequence ATGGCCCGCCCGATCTGGACCGGCACGCTGTCGTTTGGCCTGCTCAACGTGCCGGTCTCGCTGATGTCAGGCGAACGCAAGGTCGACCTGCAGTTCCGCATGCTCGACTCGCGCGACCGCAAACCGATCCGCTTCGAGCGGGTCAATGCCGATACCGGCGAAGAAGTGCCGTGGAAGGACATCGTCAAAGCCTACGAGTACGACAAGGGCAGCTATGTCGTGCTGGAGGAAGGCGATATCCGTTCGGCCGCGCCGGAAAGCCACGAAGCGGTGGAAGTGGAGTCGTTCGTGGATGCAACGCAGATCGACCCGCGCTACTACGAGAAGCCGTACCTGCTGGTGCCCGGCAAGAAGGCCGAAAAGGGTTACGTGCTGCTGCGCGAAACGCTGCGCAGTACCGGCAAGGTGGGCATCGCACGGGTGGTGGTGCGCACGCGCGAATACCTGTGCGCGGTGATGCCGCAGCAGGACGCGCTGGTGCTGATGATCCTTCGCTATCCGCAGGAACTGGTCGACCCCGAGGACTACAAGCTGCCCACCGGCAACTTGTCCGACTACCGCATCAGCAGCAAGGAAACGGCGATGGCCGAGCAGCTGATCGAGTCGATGGCCGGCGATTGGGACCCGTCCCAGTACCACGACGAGTTCCGCGAGCGACTGCAGCAGGTGTTGAACAAGCGCATCAAGTCCAAGGGCGGCACCACCCGGGTGGAAGATGAGCCCGCACCACGCGAGGATGCGACAACGAACGTTGTCGACTTCATGGCGTTGCTGCAGAAGAGCCTTGATGCGAACAAACGTACGCCGGCGAAGAAGACCGCAACGCGCAAGACAGCCGCAAAGTCGACGGTGAAGAAGGCCGCAAAGAAAACAACGAAGAAAGCTGCAAAGAAGACCGCACCACGGCGCAAGGCAGGTTGA